A window from Pseudomonas sp. MRSN 12121 encodes these proteins:
- a CDS encoding heme-binding protein translates to MSALTLKVAVSLAGKAISCGREISAAPLAIAVLDAGGHLVTLQREDGASLLRPQIAIGKAWGAIALGKGSRLLALDAQQRPAFIAALNSLGQGSVVPAPGGVLIRDQEGGVIGAIGISGDTSDIDEQCAISAIEAQGLRADAGVSA, encoded by the coding sequence ATGAGCGCTTTAACCTTGAAAGTTGCAGTCAGCCTGGCCGGCAAGGCCATCAGTTGCGGCCGCGAGATCAGTGCGGCTCCCCTGGCCATTGCGGTACTCGATGCCGGCGGGCACCTGGTGACCTTGCAGCGTGAGGACGGAGCCAGCCTGTTGCGGCCGCAGATCGCCATCGGCAAGGCGTGGGGGGCGATCGCCCTGGGCAAGGGATCGCGCCTGCTGGCGCTGGACGCGCAGCAACGGCCGGCGTTCATCGCCGCGCTCAACAGCCTGGGGCAGGGCAGCGTGGTGCCGGCGCCGGGTGGGGTATTGATCCGGGATCAGGAGGGTGGGGTGATCGGCGCGATCGGCATCAGCGGCGACACCTCGGACATCGACGAACAATGCGCGATCAGCGCCATCGAGGCGCAGGGGTTGCGGGCGGATGCGGGGGTGAGCGCCTGA
- a CDS encoding TetR/AcrR family transcriptional regulator: MSTIRERNKELILRAASEEFADKGFAATKTSDIAAKAGLPKPNVYYYFKSKENLYREVLESIIEPILQASTPFNPDGVPSEVLSGYIRSKIRISRDLPFASKVFASEIMHGAPHLSPDQVEQLNAQAKHNIDCIQTWIDRGQIAPLDPHHLMFSIWAATQTYADFDWQISVVTGKAKLDESDYEAAAQTIVRLVLKGCEPDR, from the coding sequence ATGAGCACCATCCGCGAGCGCAATAAAGAACTGATCCTGCGTGCCGCCAGTGAAGAGTTTGCCGACAAAGGCTTCGCTGCGACCAAAACCAGCGATATCGCGGCCAAGGCGGGGTTGCCCAAACCCAACGTCTACTACTACTTCAAATCCAAGGAAAACCTCTACCGCGAGGTCCTGGAAAGCATCATCGAGCCGATCCTCCAGGCGTCGACCCCGTTCAACCCCGACGGCGTGCCCAGCGAAGTGCTGAGCGGCTACATCCGTTCGAAGATCCGCATCTCCCGCGACCTGCCCTTCGCCTCCAAGGTGTTCGCCAGCGAGATCATGCACGGCGCACCGCACCTGAGCCCGGACCAGGTGGAGCAGCTCAACGCCCAGGCCAAGCACAACATCGATTGCATCCAGACCTGGATCGACCGCGGCCAGATCGCGCCCCTCGATCCGCACCACCTGATGTTCAGCATCTGGGCCGCGACCCAGACCTACGCCGACTTCGACTGGCAGATCTCGGTGGTGACCGGCAAGGCCAAGCTGGACGAGTCCGATTACGAAGCCGCCGCGCAGACCATCGTCCGCCTGGTGCTCAAGGGCTGCGAACCGGATCGATAG
- a CDS encoding DUF808 domain-containing protein, which produces MAGSSLLVLIDDIAAVLDDVALMTKMAAKKTAGVLGDDLALNAQQVSGVRAERELPVVWAVAKGSFLNKLILVPAALAISAFAPWLVTPLLMLGGAYLCFEGFEKLAHKFLHSKAEDQAEHQQLIDAVADPATDLVAFEKNKIKGAIRTDFILSAEIIAITLGTVADAPLMQQVVVLSGIAIVMTIGVYGLVGGIVKLDDLGLWLTQKPGQVAKSIGGAILRAAPYMMKSLSVIGTAAMFMVGGGILTHGVPALHHGIEAITARTAEALGGVSLIMPTLLNAVAGIVAGAVVLVVVSLAGKLWRAARA; this is translated from the coding sequence ATGGCTGGAAGCAGTTTGCTGGTGCTGATCGACGATATTGCCGCGGTACTCGACGATGTGGCGCTGATGACCAAGATGGCGGCGAAGAAGACCGCAGGGGTACTGGGGGACGACCTCGCGCTCAATGCCCAGCAGGTTTCCGGGGTGCGCGCCGAACGCGAATTGCCGGTGGTCTGGGCGGTGGCCAAGGGCTCGTTCCTGAACAAGCTGATCCTGGTGCCCGCGGCGCTGGCCATCAGTGCCTTCGCACCCTGGCTGGTCACGCCGCTGCTGATGCTCGGCGGCGCCTACCTGTGCTTCGAGGGCTTTGAAAAGCTCGCTCACAAGTTCCTGCACAGCAAGGCCGAGGACCAGGCCGAGCACCAGCAGTTGATCGACGCCGTGGCAGACCCGGCGACCGATCTGGTGGCTTTCGAGAAGAACAAGATCAAGGGGGCGATCCGCACCGACTTCATCCTCTCGGCCGAGATCATCGCCATTACCCTGGGCACGGTCGCCGACGCGCCGTTGATGCAGCAGGTGGTGGTGCTTTCGGGGATCGCGATCGTCATGACCATCGGCGTGTATGGCCTGGTGGGCGGTATCGTCAAGCTCGACGACCTGGGCCTGTGGTTGACGCAGAAGCCGGGGCAGGTGGCGAAAAGCATCGGCGGGGCGATCCTGCGCGCGGCGCCCTACATGATGAAAAGCCTGTCGGTGATCGGCACCGCGGCCATGTTCATGGTTGGCGGCGGCATCCTGACCCACGGCGTGCCGGCGCTGCACCACGGGATCGAGGCGATCACGGCGCGGACGGCCGAGGCGCTTGGCGGGGTTTCGCTGATCATGCCGACGCTGCTCAACGCAGTGGCCGGCATCGTTGCCGGTGCGGTGGTGCTGGTGGTGGTGTCGCTGGCCGGCAAGCTGTGGCGCGCGGCCCGGGCCTGA
- a CDS encoding PLP-dependent aminotransferase family protein, with protein MTRYLNLAEYISSRIEQGLYGPGERLPSVRALSLEHGVSLTTVQQAYRVLESSGLAIPKPKSGYFVPAGRRLPELPKMGRPSLRPVDISQWDLVQDLMRQEQNIQAVQLGCGMPDTTAPTLKPLLTALARISRRSDSPSLQYNHLQGVLTLREQIARLGVDSGCRLTPAEIVVTSGCQEALSIAIRALCEPGDIVAIASPCFHGIIQLLKAAGLKALEIPTDPVTGISLEAMEMALEQWPVKAIQLTPNCNNPLGYIMPDDRKRAMIRLAQRYDVPIIEDDIYGDLAFRYPRPRTLKSFDEDGRVLLCSSFSKTLAPGLRIGWIAPGRYLPQVLHMKYVGSGTTATQPQLAVAEFIAKGHYLPHLRRMRKQYQRHRDLMTEWVSRYLPEGTRVSKPQGGFTLWVELPDEFDTYTLNRLLEAEDIQIANGNIFSAAGKYRNCLRLNFAGVPNRKIEQAINKIGLAVAQLLPS; from the coding sequence ATGACTCGATACCTGAATCTCGCCGAATACATCAGCAGCCGCATTGAGCAAGGGTTGTACGGGCCGGGGGAGCGTTTGCCCTCGGTCCGGGCCCTGAGCCTCGAGCATGGCGTCAGCCTCACCACCGTCCAGCAGGCCTATCGGGTCCTGGAAAGCTCCGGACTGGCTATTCCCAAGCCCAAGTCGGGGTATTTCGTCCCGGCCGGCCGCCGCTTGCCGGAACTGCCGAAGATGGGACGGCCATCGCTGCGGCCTGTGGATATCTCACAATGGGACCTGGTGCAGGACCTGATGCGCCAGGAACAGAACATCCAGGCCGTGCAACTGGGCTGCGGCATGCCGGACACCACCGCGCCGACCCTCAAGCCGTTGCTGACCGCCCTGGCGCGGATCAGCCGGCGCAGCGACAGCCCAAGCCTGCAATACAACCACCTGCAAGGCGTGCTGACCCTGCGCGAGCAGATCGCCCGCCTGGGCGTGGATTCGGGTTGTCGCCTGACCCCTGCGGAAATCGTCGTCACCAGCGGTTGTCAGGAGGCGCTGTCGATCGCCATCCGCGCGCTGTGCGAACCCGGCGATATCGTGGCCATCGCCTCCCCGTGCTTCCACGGCATCATCCAGCTGCTCAAGGCCGCCGGCCTCAAGGCCCTGGAGATCCCCACCGACCCGGTCACCGGCATCAGCCTGGAAGCCATGGAAATGGCCCTGGAACAATGGCCGGTCAAGGCCATCCAGCTCACGCCAAACTGCAACAATCCGCTGGGCTACATCATGCCGGACGACCGCAAGCGCGCGATGATCCGCCTGGCCCAGCGCTATGACGTGCCGATCATCGAAGACGATATCTATGGCGACCTGGCGTTCCGCTACCCACGGCCACGGACCCTGAAATCCTTCGACGAGGACGGCCGGGTGCTGCTGTGCAGTTCGTTCTCCAAGACCCTGGCGCCGGGCCTGCGGATCGGCTGGATCGCGCCGGGGCGCTACCTGCCGCAAGTGCTGCACATGAAATACGTCGGCTCCGGCACTACCGCGACCCAGCCGCAGCTGGCGGTCGCCGAATTCATCGCCAAGGGGCATTACCTGCCGCACCTGCGACGGATGCGCAAGCAGTACCAGCGGCACCGCGACCTGATGACCGAGTGGGTCAGCCGCTACCTGCCGGAAGGCACCCGGGTCAGCAAACCCCAGGGCGGGTTCACCTTATGGGTGGAGTTGCCGGACGAGTTCGATACCTACACGCTGAACCGGCTGCTGGAGGCCGAGGACATCCAGATCGCCAACGGCAATATCTTTTCCGCCGCCGGCAAGTACCGTAATTGCCTGCGGCTGAACTTCGCCGGCGTGCCCAACCGCAAGATCGAACAGGCGATCAACAAGATCGGCCTGGCGGTCGCGCAACTGCTGCCCTCCTGA
- a CDS encoding inducer of phenazine A, translating to MTARIKLTPQMAEYEQKFTDGGEVRWLPYLMYFHPTDHRSEVVNTDASGFRYSELLGIQYSVANSRHAKSVRVLAGSSTVFGIGASSDAWTLPSRLAENDPDSRPWINFGGRSFNSTQELTLFTLYRHMLPKVDEIVLFSGFNNLGLARQPQSSRGEHGAFFNCNQFFDAMRPESQAPKRGMLRALLGKEEEPTPEPPPSMEEQIEYAADLTLRHLDTWRALAADMGAKLTFILQPLAGWVREKGCDEEEQLFAELDRAGSFSEVYGDILQPSVCEAYAARLREGAQKMGVRFVNITPLLSEALRPEQWLFVDRIHFTDQGNDFVSKIILDVL from the coding sequence ATGACAGCAAGGATCAAACTGACTCCGCAGATGGCTGAGTACGAACAGAAGTTCACCGACGGCGGTGAAGTTCGCTGGCTTCCCTACTTGATGTATTTCCACCCGACCGACCACCGTTCGGAGGTGGTCAATACAGATGCCTCGGGCTTCCGCTATTCGGAATTGCTGGGCATACAGTATTCGGTGGCCAACAGTCGCCACGCCAAGAGCGTGCGGGTGCTGGCCGGCAGCTCGACGGTGTTTGGCATCGGCGCCAGTTCGGATGCGTGGACGCTACCGTCGCGACTGGCGGAGAACGACCCGGACAGCCGGCCCTGGATCAACTTTGGCGGGCGCAGCTTCAACTCGACCCAGGAGCTGACGCTCTTCACCCTCTACCGCCACATGTTGCCCAAGGTCGACGAGATCGTGCTGTTCTCCGGGTTCAACAACCTGGGGCTGGCCCGCCAGCCGCAGAGCAGCCGTGGCGAACATGGCGCCTTCTTCAACTGCAATCAGTTCTTCGACGCCATGCGTCCGGAGTCCCAGGCGCCCAAGCGCGGCATGCTCCGTGCCCTGCTCGGCAAGGAAGAGGAGCCGACGCCCGAGCCGCCACCGAGCATGGAAGAGCAGATCGAATACGCCGCCGACCTGACCCTGCGTCATCTGGACACCTGGCGGGCGCTGGCGGCCGACATGGGCGCCAAGCTGACCTTCATCCTGCAGCCGCTGGCCGGCTGGGTCCGGGAGAAGGGCTGCGACGAGGAAGAACAGCTGTTCGCCGAACTGGATCGCGCCGGCAGTTTCAGCGAAGTCTATGGCGACATCCTGCAACCCAGCGTCTGCGAGGCCTATGCCGCCCGCCTGCGCGAAGGCGCGCAGAAGATGGGCGTGCGTTTCGTGAACATTACGCCGCTGCTGTCCGAGGCCCTGCGGCCTGAGCAGTGGCTGTTCGTCGACCGTATTCACTTCACCGACCAGGGGAACGATTTCGTCTCGAAAATCATCCTCGATGTTCTTTAA
- a CDS encoding iron-containing redox enzyme family protein, translating to MWRQFYRSVSNPESFLGDVSVRRLMGLAAPGEAGTGSLAGLRAQIEHWRDEQAQVYRELASQAAELGNQKEFTEALLVHSAPLASVLGCWLQGMSAPGVFEDSAQLKLMELLAHDVGVGRPLASRADHFKSLLVQAGLTAYAVSPFELSTLPDLPDELFELPALLQAVSRRSDAFGDTLCGIDYAWRVLGLGPWWAALDAQQLDTRRLDLNQLDGSADGSALELSQWVCEQVAGQGGIRRLQLEAGAQWLFAALQSFNERLLVHCRAAVSPERLMGRMIQRMARAGAVYHQDYKMEGRSLAQWLREAQVDPVPLLEMLSRSRLIVPGNADKSLLVNTLVAPNGRMFRIFSEADLNVIRKWIDGLSGPIQSTEAVAAAAPSQAAGVVPQALGQDPQEQGQWPKSLRDAYFVLQGRALGPRTQAFAEAYVKRWLEQSRRSLRNSERTLPETWNVGVLREWLLDKHDRHGQEFEESDPAAMPSREEIVDSTLQLAPLTLIDGAWLQGFTDLGLASSHVGYALFQTYWDELGNGSYALNHPKIYRDGLRQMGLELAPTGAREFAEDPRLREASFRLPVYWLCLGKMPVTFMPEILGMNLAMELSGVGGSYRSARRFLRHYGFSTAFVDLHNTIDNVTTGHSAWAVDAIDAYMRQIAATTPAELEAHWQRVRVGYESLAPMPDRLTSWLQRLGIGSAGAVLPRGKAQGEDQALLHHEPIVPAAAVGVTA from the coding sequence ATGTGGCGCCAGTTCTATCGATCAGTCAGCAACCCCGAGAGCTTCCTGGGGGATGTCAGTGTCCGGCGTCTGATGGGGCTGGCCGCGCCGGGAGAGGCCGGCACGGGCAGCCTGGCAGGGCTGCGCGCGCAGATCGAGCACTGGCGTGACGAGCAGGCCCAGGTCTATCGCGAGCTGGCCAGCCAGGCTGCGGAACTGGGCAACCAGAAGGAATTCACCGAGGCCCTGCTGGTGCACTCGGCGCCACTGGCCTCGGTGCTGGGCTGCTGGCTGCAAGGCATGAGTGCCCCCGGAGTCTTCGAGGACAGCGCCCAGCTCAAGCTCATGGAGCTGCTGGCCCATGACGTCGGCGTCGGACGGCCCCTGGCCTCGCGCGCCGATCACTTCAAATCACTGTTGGTGCAGGCCGGACTGACGGCTTATGCGGTGTCGCCGTTCGAACTGTCCACGCTCCCCGACCTGCCCGACGAACTGTTCGAATTGCCGGCCTTGCTGCAAGCGGTCAGCCGCCGCAGCGACGCCTTTGGCGACACCCTGTGCGGGATCGACTACGCCTGGCGCGTCCTTGGGCTGGGCCCCTGGTGGGCGGCGTTGGACGCACAGCAACTGGACACCCGCCGACTCGACCTGAACCAGCTGGATGGTAGCGCGGACGGCTCTGCGCTGGAGCTTTCCCAGTGGGTCTGCGAGCAGGTCGCCGGCCAGGGCGGCATTCGCCGCTTGCAGCTGGAGGCAGGCGCCCAATGGCTGTTCGCGGCGCTGCAGAGCTTCAACGAGCGGCTGCTGGTGCACTGCCGGGCCGCGGTATCGCCCGAGCGCCTGATGGGCCGGATGATCCAGCGCATGGCCCGGGCCGGCGCGGTCTATCACCAGGATTACAAGATGGAAGGCCGCAGCCTTGCGCAATGGTTGCGCGAGGCCCAGGTCGATCCCGTTCCGCTGCTGGAAATGCTTTCGCGCAGCCGCCTGATCGTGCCCGGCAACGCCGACAAGAGCCTGCTGGTCAACACCCTGGTGGCACCCAACGGGCGCATGTTCCGGATCTTCAGCGAGGCCGACCTGAACGTCATCCGCAAATGGATCGATGGCTTGTCCGGCCCGATCCAATCTACAGAGGCAGTCGCCGCCGCTGCGCCGAGCCAGGCTGCCGGGGTGGTGCCCCAGGCGCTGGGCCAGGACCCGCAGGAGCAGGGCCAATGGCCCAAGAGCCTGCGCGATGCCTACTTCGTCCTTCAGGGCCGGGCACTGGGGCCACGTACCCAGGCCTTTGCCGAGGCTTATGTGAAACGTTGGCTGGAGCAGTCGCGGCGCTCGCTGCGCAATTCCGAACGCACCTTGCCCGAGACCTGGAATGTGGGCGTGTTGCGCGAGTGGCTGCTGGACAAGCACGACCGCCACGGCCAGGAATTCGAGGAAAGCGACCCGGCGGCCATGCCGTCGCGCGAGGAAATCGTCGACTCGACGCTGCAACTGGCGCCGCTGACCCTGATCGACGGCGCCTGGCTGCAGGGCTTCACCGACCTGGGGCTGGCGTCCTCCCATGTCGGCTACGCGCTGTTCCAGACTTACTGGGATGAGCTGGGTAACGGTTCCTATGCCCTCAACCATCCGAAGATCTACCGCGACGGCTTGCGCCAGATGGGCCTGGAGCTGGCGCCTACCGGGGCCCGCGAATTCGCCGAGGACCCCCGGCTGCGCGAGGCGTCGTTCCGCCTGCCGGTCTACTGGCTGTGCCTGGGCAAGATGCCGGTCACCTTCATGCCGGAAATCCTCGGCATGAACCTGGCGATGGAACTCTCGGGCGTGGGCGGCAGCTACCGTTCGGCCCGGCGCTTCCTGCGGCATTACGGTTTCAGCACGGCCTTCGTCGACCTGCACAACACCATCGACAACGTCACCACCGGGCACTCGGCCTGGGCGGTGGATGCCATCGACGCCTACATGCGCCAGATCGCCGCCACGACACCGGCGGAGCTGGAAGCGCACTGGCAGCGAGTGCGGGTCGGCTACGAATCCCTGGCGCCGATGCCGGACCGCCTGACCTCCTGGCTGCAACGCCTGGGCATCGGCTCCGCGGGTGCGGTCCTGCCCCGGGGCAAGGCGCAGGGCGAGGACCAGGCGCTGCTCCATCACGAACCCATTGTCCCGGCCGCGGCGGTTGGTGTAACGGCCTGA
- a CDS encoding inosamine-phosphate amidinotransferase — translation MSLVNVHNEWDPLEEMIVGVAQGAQVPRADRGLFALDYSEQHDYIEDIPSGPYPQQVIEEAGEDLDAFAAFLRSHGVKVRRPDVTDHRAVFGTSAWKTDGEYNYCPRDVLLPIGQTIIEAPMALRSRYLEPFAYRRHLAEYFASGSNWISAPKPQLLDSTYRINPKEGSIIANEEPIFDAANVIRVGEDILYLVSRSGNELGCQWLQRVLGERYRVHPVSGVYDGTHLDTTITVVRPGLVVLCPERIRKDQVPALFKNWDIIWAPDMVDTGYCWSYPRASIWQGMNFIMVNPGLAVINDQQLPLIRALEKHGVDVAPLKMRHARSLSGGFHCVSVDIRRRGTLEDYR, via the coding sequence ATGTCTCTGGTCAATGTGCACAACGAGTGGGACCCGCTGGAAGAAATGATCGTCGGCGTTGCGCAGGGCGCCCAGGTCCCTCGCGCGGACCGTGGGCTGTTCGCCCTGGATTACAGCGAGCAGCATGACTACATCGAAGACATTCCCTCCGGCCCGTACCCGCAACAGGTCATCGAAGAGGCCGGCGAGGACCTGGATGCCTTCGCCGCCTTCTTGCGCTCCCACGGGGTCAAGGTGCGGCGCCCGGACGTCACCGATCACCGTGCGGTATTCGGCACCAGTGCCTGGAAGACCGACGGCGAATACAACTACTGCCCGCGGGATGTGCTGTTGCCGATCGGCCAGACCATCATCGAGGCGCCGATGGCCCTGCGCAGTCGCTACCTGGAGCCGTTCGCCTATCGCCGGCACCTGGCCGAGTATTTTGCCAGCGGCTCCAACTGGATTTCCGCGCCCAAGCCGCAACTGCTGGACAGCACCTACCGGATCAATCCCAAGGAAGGCTCGATCATCGCCAACGAGGAGCCGATCTTCGATGCGGCCAACGTGATCCGGGTCGGCGAGGACATCCTCTACCTGGTCTCGCGCAGCGGCAACGAGCTGGGCTGCCAGTGGTTGCAGCGGGTGCTGGGCGAGCGCTACCGGGTGCACCCGGTGAGCGGCGTGTACGACGGCACCCACCTGGACACCACCATTACCGTGGTCCGGCCGGGGCTGGTGGTGCTGTGCCCCGAGCGGATCCGCAAGGACCAGGTGCCGGCGCTGTTCAAGAACTGGGACATCATCTGGGCGCCGGACATGGTCGATACCGGCTATTGCTGGTCCTACCCGCGCGCCTCGATCTGGCAGGGCATGAACTTCATCATGGTCAACCCGGGGCTGGCGGTGATCAACGACCAGCAGCTGCCGCTGATCCGCGCCCTGGAAAAACACGGAGTCGACGTGGCCCCCCTGAAAATGCGCCACGCCCGCAGCCTCAGTGGCGGTTTCCACTGCGTGTCGGTCGACATCCGTCGCCGCGGCACCCTTGAAGACTATCGGTGA
- a CDS encoding LysE family translocator produces MQSLDYYAIILFAISTCVTPGPNNVMLMSSGVNFGISRTLRHVAGINIGFPLMLIAVGLGAGAVFHRYPSLHDILQVIGALYMLYLAYRIATAPTVDLNDQGGRPLGFTGAALFQWVNPKAWIMAVGAVLAYTTPVGSYSAQILLIALIFFLFGSPCSMVWVLFGRYLRRFLSEPNRLRLFNISMSVLLVVSLIPALKSLPVSSWLHG; encoded by the coding sequence ATGCAGAGTCTGGACTATTACGCCATCATCCTGTTCGCGATCTCCACCTGCGTGACGCCGGGGCCGAACAACGTGATGCTGATGTCCTCCGGGGTCAACTTCGGCATCAGCCGCACCCTGCGCCACGTCGCGGGCATCAACATCGGCTTCCCGCTGATGCTGATCGCGGTGGGGCTCGGTGCCGGCGCGGTATTCCATCGCTATCCCAGCCTGCACGACATCCTGCAAGTCATCGGCGCGCTGTACATGCTGTACCTGGCCTACCGGATCGCCACGGCGCCCACGGTCGACCTGAACGACCAGGGCGGGCGCCCACTGGGTTTCACCGGGGCGGCGCTGTTCCAGTGGGTCAACCCCAAGGCCTGGATCATGGCGGTGGGCGCGGTCCTGGCTTACACCACGCCGGTGGGTTCCTACAGTGCGCAGATCCTGCTGATCGCGCTGATCTTCTTTCTCTTCGGTTCGCCCTGCTCGATGGTCTGGGTGCTGTTCGGGCGGTACCTGCGGCGTTTTCTCAGCGAGCCGAACCGGCTGCGGCTGTTCAATATTTCAATGAGTGTGTTGTTGGTGGTGTCGTTGATTCCGGCATTGAAAAGCCTGCCGGTCTCAAGTTGGTTGCACGGATGA
- a CDS encoding carbamoyltransferase, with amino-acid sequence MATYVLGISAFYHDSAAALVKDGVPVAAAQEERFTRVRHDAAFPANAIKYCLDAEGIGLDELTAVVYYEDPQEKFSRMISSFASGGISGARTFISTMPEWIRWKLNVLKFIDEKLEELGRGTGPLTVASQHHRSHAAAAFFPSPFEQAAVLCIDGIGEWHSTTIWKGDGSKLDLMNSISYPHSVGLFYSAFTYYCGFKVDSGEYKLMGLAPYGRPIYADKIRKELIHIRADGSFTLNMKYFEYLRGERMVGEAFEELFGGPVRKPESPITQRECDLAASVQLVTEEVVLGLATAAVRQTGYRNLCLAGGVALNCVANGVLSRSGRFDSIWIQPAAGDAGCALGAAMDYSVKRTGRPHLGSKKLDAMSGSLLGPGFGDEEIQAFLDANQYPYRRFENNELYDETARHLADGAVVGWFQGRMEFGPRALGARSILGDPRNPEMQRTMNLKIKYRESFRPFAPAVLDEDAQSYFDICEKSPYMLMVSQVTDSIKTDESRKPGGPERGLGSINSIRSQLPAITHVDLSARVQTVTEENNAPFTHLLRSFKKRTGCSVLVNTSFNVRGEPIVCKPEEAYACFMRTEMDVLVLGSFILERKTQPEFVEEVDWRNEIPLD; translated from the coding sequence ATGGCTACTTACGTATTAGGGATTTCGGCGTTCTATCACGACAGCGCTGCGGCGCTGGTGAAGGACGGGGTGCCAGTGGCTGCGGCCCAGGAAGAGCGCTTTACACGGGTGCGGCACGACGCGGCCTTTCCCGCCAACGCCATCAAGTACTGCCTGGACGCCGAGGGGATCGGCCTCGACGAGCTGACCGCGGTGGTCTACTACGAAGACCCGCAGGAAAAGTTCTCGCGGATGATCTCGTCCTTTGCCAGCGGCGGCATCAGCGGCGCGCGCACCTTTATCAGCACCATGCCGGAGTGGATCCGCTGGAAGCTCAACGTGCTCAAGTTCATCGACGAAAAGCTCGAGGAACTGGGGCGCGGCACCGGGCCGCTCACGGTCGCTTCGCAGCATCACCGTTCCCACGCCGCGGCGGCGTTTTTCCCGTCGCCGTTCGAGCAGGCCGCGGTGTTGTGCATCGACGGCATCGGTGAATGGCATTCGACCACGATCTGGAAGGGCGACGGTTCCAAGCTCGACCTGATGAACTCGATTTCCTACCCGCACTCGGTCGGCCTGTTCTACTCGGCCTTCACCTACTACTGCGGTTTCAAGGTCGACTCCGGCGAGTACAAGCTGATGGGCCTGGCGCCCTATGGCCGGCCGATCTATGCCGACAAAATCCGCAAGGAACTGATCCATATCCGTGCGGACGGCTCCTTCACCCTGAACATGAAGTACTTCGAGTACCTGCGTGGCGAACGCATGGTCGGCGAAGCGTTCGAGGAGTTGTTCGGTGGCCCGGTGCGTAAGCCGGAAAGCCCGATCACCCAGCGCGAATGCGACCTGGCGGCCTCGGTGCAGCTGGTGACCGAGGAAGTGGTGCTGGGCCTGGCCACCGCGGCCGTGCGCCAGACCGGTTATCGCAACCTGTGCCTGGCCGGCGGCGTGGCACTCAACTGCGTGGCCAACGGTGTGCTCAGCCGTTCCGGACGTTTCGACTCGATCTGGATCCAGCCCGCGGCCGGCGACGCCGGTTGCGCCCTGGGCGCGGCCATGGACTATTCGGTCAAGCGCACCGGTCGTCCGCACCTGGGCAGCAAGAAGCTCGACGCCATGAGCGGCAGCCTCCTGGGGCCGGGCTTCGGCGATGAAGAGATCCAGGCGTTCCTCGACGCCAACCAGTACCCGTACCGGCGCTTCGAGAATAACGAGCTGTATGACGAAACCGCCCGGCACCTGGCCGACGGCGCCGTGGTCGGCTGGTTCCAGGGGCGCATGGAGTTCGGCCCGCGGGCCCTGGGCGCGCGCTCGATCCTCGGCGATCCGCGCAATCCCGAGATGCAGCGCACCATGAACCTGAAGATCAAGTACCGCGAATCCTTCCGGCCCTTTGCCCCGGCGGTGCTGGACGAGGACGCCCAGTCCTACTTCGACATCTGCGAGAAGAGCCCGTACATGCTGATGGTTTCGCAGGTCACCGACTCGATCAAGACCGACGAGTCGCGCAAGCCCGGCGGTCCCGAGCGCGGCCTGGGCAGCATCAACTCGATCCGCTCGCAGTTGCCGGCGATCACCCACGTCGACCTGTCGGCGCGGGTACAGACCGTGACCGAGGAAAACAACGCGCCGTTCACCCACCTGTTGCGCAGTTTCAAGAAACGCACCGGCTGCTCGGTGCTGGTCAATACCTCGTTCAACGTGCGGGGCGAACCGATCGTGTGCAAGCCGGAAGAGGCCTACGCCTGCTTCATGCGCACCGAGATGGATGTGCTGGTGCTGGGAAGCTTCATTCTCGAGCGCAAGACCCAGCCGGAGTTCGTCGAAGAGGTCGACTGGCGCAACGAGATTCCGCTGGACTGA